The Ichthyobacterium seriolicida sequence ATCGCTTTCACTCATAGATGCAGCTTTTCCAAATATGAAATTATTTAACCCAGATTTAGAGAGATGACTCTGATTTTGTATCAAGCTAAACAACAAAATTCCAAAGCTGAAGAATATTATTAATACTGTAGCTAAAACGGTATCGGGTTTTAATTTGGTGGTGTTCTTTATGAAATTTATGAACATAGTAGAGAGCCATCCAGTTATAATAGCTCCCAACAACAGAAGATACATGTTTTTTGAATTGGTAATAAAAAAAGCCAAGCCTATACCTGGAAATACAGAATGAGATATTACATCCCCTATCAATGATTTTTTTTGCAACAGAGGAAATACCCCTATAACAGATAAGGCGATGCCTAAAATAACACATCCAATGGTGACAAGCCTAATATTATAATCGGAAAAAGAAAAAAAATATAAGAGAGATTCCATATCGGTCGATTATAATACATCTTTTTCTCTTACAGAGAATTCCCCATCTTTTATTAGATCACCCACCTTAGACAATACATTCAATTTACCTCCATAGGCTTCTTGTAAAAATTTAGAGGTGAATACATCTTCCTTTTTACCGCAGACCACAAGGCGAGTATTTAGCATGACTAGCCAATTGAAATACTGATAAGAAGTCTGTAGATCGTGGTGAACTATAATAACTGTTTTTCCCTTGTTTTTTAAATCTGTTAAAAGATTTAGAATGGCCTCTTCAGTAGCAGCATCTATACCTACAAAGGGTTCATCCATAATATAAATATCGGCTTGCTGAGCCAGAGACCTAGCTATAAAAACACGTTGTTGTTGACCTCCAGATAGTTTAGAAATCTGCCTGTCGGCAAAGGGGAGCATATCTACTTGTTCTAAAACTTCTTTAGCTATGGAATAATCTCGCTCTTTTAGAGGTGTCAATAAATTTTTCTTAGTGTATCTGCCCATTAAGACCACATCCATAACACTGGCTGGAAAATCCCAATCTACAGACTCTCTCTGTGGGACATAACTGA is a genomic window containing:
- a CDS encoding metal ABC transporter ATP-binding protein, producing the protein MLEDVSIEVHSLTVSYEKRPVLWDIDFTLPVGEIIGIIGPNGSGKTTLLKAIMGLVPISSGYVKLFDKPFDKVRSRISYVPQRESVDWDFPASVMDVVLMGRYTKKNLLTPLKERDYSIAKEVLEQVDMLPFADRQISKLSGGQQQRVFIARSLAQQADIYIMDEPFVGIDAATEEAILNLLTDLKNKGKTVIIVHHDLQTSYQYFNWLVMLNTRLVVCGKKEDVFTSKFLQEAYGGKLNVLSKVGDLIKDGEFSVREKDVL